The following nucleotide sequence is from Pseudonocardia abyssalis.
TGCACGCCGTCGAAGAACTCCGGCTCGACGCCCAGGGAGCGCACCAGGTGCACCCGCACCCGCTCGATCGGGTCCTTGAGCTTCCACAGCTCCAGCTCGTCGGCGAGGCGGTAGCGGGTGGGGTCGTCGGAGGTGGTGTGGGCGTCCATCCGGTAGGTGAACGCCTCGATCAGCACCGGGCCGTTGCCGGTGCGGCACTCCTCCAGCGCCCAGCGCGTGACGGCGAGACAGGCGATGACGTCGTTGCCGTCGACGCGGATGCCGTCGAAGCCGTAACCCTGCGCGCGCTTGTAGAGCGGCACGCGGGTCTGGCGTTCGGTGGGCTCGGAGATGGCCCACTGGTTGTTCTGGCAGTAGAAGACGACCGGCGCGTCGTAGACCGCGGCCCAGACGAAACCCTCGTGCACGTCGCCCTGCGACGTGGCGCCGTCGCCGAAGAAGCAGATCGTGGCCTCGGCGTCGTCGCCGCCGACCCTGCCCTCGAACTTCTGGCCCATCGCGTACCCGGTGGCGTTGAGGCACTGGTTGCCGATGACGATCGTGTACAGGTGGAAGCCGGTGGCCTTCGGGTCCCAGCTGCCGTGGTCGGTGCCGCGGAAGATGCCGAGCAGGTCGGTCGGGTCGACGCCGCGGGTCCACGCCACGCCGTGCTCGCGGTAGGACGGGAACGCCATGTCCTGCGGGGCCATCGCGCGGCCGGCGCCGATCTGCGCGGCCTCCTGGCCCAGCAGCGGCACCCAGATCCCGAGCTGGCCCTGGCGTTGCAGCGCGTTGCCCTCGCGGTCGAAACGGCGGACCAGCACGAGGTCGCGGTAGAGGTTCTTCAGCATCTCGACGTCGACGTCGGCCGCGTAGGCGTCGAAGCGGGGGTCCGGCACCCGCTCGCCCTCGGGCGTGAGCAGCTGGACCAGGTCGGCCCCGCCCTCGTCGGTGCCCTTCAACCCGGCGACGACGTGGTCGTGGCCGGGGTGGGAGTCGGTGGACGTGGGCGGCGTCCAGTCCTGAGGTGTGGACACGGGTGCTCCTCGCGGTGTCGGCCCGCGTCCGGTTCGTGGCGGGCGCGGGACGGGTCGTCCGGCGTGCGCGGGCCCGGGGTGTGGGCCCACGCACGTGACGGATCCTTCCCGCCATCCTGACACGGGGAGGCGGCGGTGCGGGAGCGTCCGCGGTGGAGTATCGGTGGATCAGGCCCCGTGCTCGCGCGGGCCAGGCTGCGGCGGCCGGTAGTCGGCGGTGCCGGGCTGGTTCACCTGGGTCGGGGCGTCGTGGCCGTACGCGGTGGGCTGTCCGTAGGCGGGGTTCTGGCCGTAGGTGCTGTGGCCGTTGCCCGCGGCGCCGGGGCCCGCGGGGATCCCCGCCGCGCCCTTGGCCTTCTTCGCGACCCCGTCGATCTGGGTGCGGTACTTGCCCTTGGTCTGCTTGTCGACGAACGAGGCCGCCTGGTCGAGGTACTTCCCGGCCTTGTCGGGGTTGCTCCTGGCGTAGCGGCGGGCCGCCTCTGCGGCCGTGGCGAGGGTGGCGAGTCTTTTGAACAGGGACATCTCTTCACGGTACCCATCCCGATCGATGATCACTCTCGAACGGACGATCGTGACGCAGGGTGACTTCACGCAACGGTGACCGGCTTCCGGGTGTCGATCGGGTGACTCGATGGCAACATCCCGGCGGTAATCACACCATCGTGGAGGTTCCCCCGTGTTGCGTCGCACCATCCCAGCGGCCCTGTCCGTCGCCGTGCTCACCGTCGGACTCGCCGCGTGCGGCGGCGGAGGTGACGGTGCGGCACCCGCGGCCGAGGGCGGCGTCGAGCTCACCAACGACGGCCAGCTGACGTGGTGCACCTCGCTGCCCTACGAGCCGTTCGAGTTCCAGCAGGGCGACCAGGTCGTCGGGTTCGAGGTCGATCTCGTAGCCCTGATCGCCGAGCGGCTGAACGCCACCCCCACCGTGGTCGTCACCGCGTTCGAGGGCATCCAGTCCGGCACCGACCTCACCGTCGGCACCTGCGACCTGGCCGCCGCCGGCATGACGATCACGCCCGTCCGCGAGGAGAACTTCGACTTCTCCGAGCCGTTCTTCGACGCCACCCAGGCACTGCTCGTGCGCGGCGACTCCGGCATCACCACCGCCGAGCAGCTCGCGGGCCGCAACGTCGGTGTGCAGAACGGCACCACCGGAGCCGACTACGCCGCGACGAACATCCCGGGCGCCAACCTCATCACCTTCGAGGACCTGGGCCTGCTCACCACCGCGATCCAGACCGGCCAGGTCGACGCCGTCATCCAGGACAACGGCCCGCTGCTGAGCTTCGCCACCCAGAACCCCGAGTTCACGGTGACCACCGAGTTCGACACCGGCGAGCAGTACGGCATGGGCGTGCGCACCGGCAACACCGCGCTGCTCGAGGTCGTCAACGAGGTGCTGGCCACCTCGCGGACCGACGGCACCTACGACGCGGCGTACGAGAAGTGGTTCGGCACCGCGGCGCCGGCGAACTGAGCACGCCGTGGCACTGACCCGCCGTCAACGCACCCGGTTGTCCCGGGGGATCCAGTACGGCATCGCGGTCGCGGTCGTCCTCCTGGTGGCGTTCACCGCCGACTGGGACGTCGTCCGCCGGACGTTCTTCAACCTCGACGTCGCGGCCGGGCTGTTCCCGGCGGTCATCACGACCGCGCTGCTCAACACCCTGACCTTCACGGTGCTGGGCTTCGCACTGGCACTGGCCCTCGGGCTGGTGCTGGCGCTGATGCGGCTGTCGTCGATCGCGGTGTACCGCTGGGCCGCGGGCATCTACATCGAGTTCTTCCGCGGCCTGCCGGCGCTGCTGATCTTCATCGCGATCGGGTTCGGTGTCCCGCTGGCGTTCCAGATCCAGCTCGACCGCATCGTGACGATCACGGCGGCGCTCGGCATCGTCGGCTCGGCCTACATCGCGGAGACGATCCGGGCGGGTATCCAGGCGGTGCCGAAGGGGCAGGTCGAGGCGGCCCGGTCGCTCGGCATGTCCCCGGCGCGGACGATGATCTTCGTGGTGATCCCGCAGGCGTTCCGGATCATCCTGCCGCCGCTGACGAACGAGCTGATCCTGCTGACGAAGGACTCGTCGCTCGCGTTCCTGCTGGGCACGACCCTGACCCAGCAGGAGCTCGCCCAGTTCGGCCGGGCGGCGCTGAACCAGAACCCCGGTCTCACGCCGATCCTCGTGGTCGGCCTCTGCTACCTGATCATCACGCTGCCGCTGTCGTTCCTGGCCCGTCGCCTGGAGCGCCGGTTCGGCAGCGCGGGCCAACCCCAGGGAGCGGCAGTATGAGTGACGCGGCCGTCGTCATCACCGGTCTGCACAAGTCGTTCGGGCCCCGCGAGGTGCTCAAGGGCATCGACCTCACGGTCCCCCGCGGCGAGGTGCTGTGCATCATCGGGCCGTCCGGTTCGGGCAAGTCGACGTTGCTGCGCTGCGTCAACGTGCTGGAGGAGCCGACCAGCGGCACCGTCGTCGTCGACGGCCGGGACATGACCGACCCGGACTGCGACATCGACGCCGCCCGCCGCAGTGTCGGCATGGTGT
It contains:
- a CDS encoding antitoxin, yielding MSLFKRLATLATAAEAARRYARSNPDKAGKYLDQAASFVDKQTKGKYRTQIDGVAKKAKGAAGIPAGPGAAGNGHSTYGQNPAYGQPTAYGHDAPTQVNQPGTADYRPPQPGPREHGA
- a CDS encoding amino acid ABC transporter permease, which codes for MALTRRQRTRLSRGIQYGIAVAVVLLVAFTADWDVVRRTFFNLDVAAGLFPAVITTALLNTLTFTVLGFALALALGLVLALMRLSSIAVYRWAAGIYIEFFRGLPALLIFIAIGFGVPLAFQIQLDRIVTITAALGIVGSAYIAETIRAGIQAVPKGQVEAARSLGMSPARTMIFVVIPQAFRIILPPLTNELILLTKDSSLAFLLGTTLTQQELAQFGRAALNQNPGLTPILVVGLCYLIITLPLSFLARRLERRFGSAGQPQGAAV
- a CDS encoding thiamine pyrophosphate-dependent dehydrogenase E1 component subunit alpha; translation: MSTPQDWTPPTSTDSHPGHDHVVAGLKGTDEGGADLVQLLTPEGERVPDPRFDAYAADVDVEMLKNLYRDLVLVRRFDREGNALQRQGQLGIWVPLLGQEAAQIGAGRAMAPQDMAFPSYREHGVAWTRGVDPTDLLGIFRGTDHGSWDPKATGFHLYTIVIGNQCLNATGYAMGQKFEGRVGGDDAEATICFFGDGATSQGDVHEGFVWAAVYDAPVVFYCQNNQWAISEPTERQTRVPLYKRAQGYGFDGIRVDGNDVIACLAVTRWALEECRTGNGPVLIEAFTYRMDAHTTSDDPTRYRLADELELWKLKDPIERVRVHLVRSLGVEPEFFDGVQADADALAARFRQHCVDMPAPAADRIFSEVYADGSPAVDAQREAFLAYHASFEGV
- a CDS encoding ABC transporter substrate-binding protein, with product MLRRTIPAALSVAVLTVGLAACGGGGDGAAPAAEGGVELTNDGQLTWCTSLPYEPFEFQQGDQVVGFEVDLVALIAERLNATPTVVVTAFEGIQSGTDLTVGTCDLAAAGMTITPVREENFDFSEPFFDATQALLVRGDSGITTAEQLAGRNVGVQNGTTGADYAATNIPGANLITFEDLGLLTTAIQTGQVDAVIQDNGPLLSFATQNPEFTVTTEFDTGEQYGMGVRTGNTALLEVVNEVLATSRTDGTYDAAYEKWFGTAAPAN